The Sphingomonas sp. genome contains a region encoding:
- a CDS encoding GreA/GreB family elongation factor, with amino-acid sequence MSVAFRRESDEEHKEPKFELPLPAGPNLVTAAGPALIAGKVAALEAAIEAEREDEAREALKRELRYWNTRAATAQVAPPIEDGVAGIGARVRIRLNGRERVIEIVGHDEADPAADRLAFQAPLAHALLGAEEGERVDFGGKAEAIEVLAVEAI; translated from the coding sequence ATGAGTGTCGCCTTCCGTCGCGAGAGCGACGAGGAACATAAGGAACCCAAGTTCGAGCTGCCGCTGCCGGCCGGGCCCAACCTGGTCACGGCGGCGGGGCCGGCGCTGATCGCGGGCAAGGTCGCGGCGCTGGAGGCGGCAATCGAGGCGGAGCGCGAGGACGAGGCGCGCGAGGCCCTCAAGCGCGAGCTCCGCTACTGGAACACCCGTGCCGCCACCGCGCAGGTCGCGCCGCCCATCGAGGACGGCGTGGCCGGAATCGGCGCGCGGGTGCGGATCCGGCTGAACGGGCGCGAGCGGGTGATCGAGATCGTCGGCCATGACGAGGCCGATCCCGCCGCCGACCGGCTGGCCTTCCAGGCGCCGCTGGCGCACGCGCTGCTCGGCGCGGAAGAAGGCGAGCGGGTCGATTTCGGCGGAAAGGCCGAGGCGATCGAGGTACTGGCGGTGGAGGCGATCTAG
- a CDS encoding EAL domain-containing protein has protein sequence MFAIAYCITGQHDLRLVALAAGMCVLTTLTAVLMLRQSVRAPRAVLGWKAGGALATAFGIWATHFIAMLGYDPGFQFGFSVALSAGSLGVVSAAMLGAFHMVRRQSSSAQLAAAGLLAVTGIAAMHYMGMAAIDMPAHIRWKPGYVLLSLPLGLVPFVSALHLAARGRTVRSGLGAAALMTAAVVSLHFTGMTAVQLIPWQREAVGTILSPRTMSIVLAVITVLLLAVCLGSWWIARRARAAIAASERQFSILAKGISDCALYMLDPQGRVANWNTGAARLKGYAEDEVVGSDFARFYTPEDRAAGAAEAALATATGEGKFTGEGWRVRKDGTRFWAHVTIERIQDDEGRALGFAKITRDMTQYKLDQDRIAEAHRHLDAALENMHHGLCMFGPDERLLLRNERFLKLWRLPPDACPPGQTLPDVVRAALEARTGAPVDSERVAEARNRIRASLEDGADPTIVAEYDTDFVLSVDSRKLPDGGWVTTIEDISERRRSEARIAHMALHDALTGLPNRVQFQSWLDGELARAEGDRGMVAVVAIDLDRFKEINDSLGHSEGDRVLRDIARALTGTLQENEIAARMGGDEFAVAKRLDHAAELEPFVARLEACMFGGFAAYGSLAVGASMGVAMFPGDARDRETLLNNADLAMYRAKADFAERICYYEQGMDEQARHRRVVANDLRYAATRGELRMLYQPQRSLLTDQVVGYEALLRWAHPRLGNIPPMDFIPIAEETGEIIRLGEWVLRTACTEAAGWASGQNVAVNLSPVQLLKPDLPELIAEILVETGLTPTRLELEITETALIADKARALHSLRRIKALGVRVAMDDFGTGYSSLDTLHSFPFDKIKIDKSFLADSERSEQSRAIIRAILALGRSLSIPVLAEGLETDAQRQLLVREGCEEAQGYLFGRPAAMEAGTLVRAAS, from the coding sequence ATGTTCGCTATCGCCTACTGCATCACCGGCCAGCACGATTTGCGCCTCGTCGCGCTCGCGGCCGGCATGTGCGTTCTGACGACCCTCACGGCCGTGCTGATGCTGCGGCAAAGCGTCCGCGCGCCGCGGGCGGTGCTAGGCTGGAAGGCAGGCGGCGCGCTGGCGACGGCCTTTGGTATCTGGGCGACGCACTTCATCGCGATGCTGGGCTATGATCCCGGCTTTCAATTCGGTTTCTCGGTCGCGCTTTCCGCCGGTTCGCTCGGCGTGGTCAGCGCGGCGATGCTCGGCGCGTTCCACATGGTTCGGCGGCAGAGTAGCAGCGCGCAATTGGCGGCGGCCGGGCTGCTGGCGGTCACCGGCATCGCCGCGATGCACTATATGGGCATGGCGGCGATCGACATGCCGGCGCATATCCGCTGGAAACCCGGCTATGTGCTGCTGTCGCTGCCGCTGGGTCTCGTCCCCTTCGTCAGCGCGCTGCATCTGGCAGCGCGCGGCCGGACGGTACGTTCGGGCCTGGGTGCCGCCGCGCTGATGACGGCGGCGGTGGTCAGCCTGCACTTCACCGGCATGACCGCCGTGCAGCTGATCCCGTGGCAACGCGAGGCCGTCGGCACGATTCTGTCCCCGCGCACCATGTCGATCGTGCTGGCGGTCATCACCGTGCTGCTGCTGGCGGTGTGCCTGGGCAGCTGGTGGATCGCGCGGCGCGCCCGCGCGGCGATCGCGGCGAGCGAGCGGCAGTTCAGCATCCTCGCCAAGGGCATCTCGGACTGTGCGCTGTACATGCTGGACCCCCAGGGCCGGGTGGCCAACTGGAATACCGGTGCCGCGCGGCTGAAGGGCTATGCCGAGGACGAGGTCGTGGGCAGCGACTTCGCGCGCTTCTACACGCCGGAGGACCGGGCGGCGGGCGCGGCCGAAGCGGCGCTCGCGACCGCTACGGGCGAGGGCAAATTCACCGGCGAGGGCTGGCGCGTGCGCAAGGACGGCACGCGTTTCTGGGCGCATGTGACGATCGAACGCATCCAGGACGACGAAGGGCGCGCGCTGGGCTTCGCCAAGATCACCCGCGACATGACCCAATATAAGCTGGACCAGGACCGCATCGCCGAGGCGCACCGCCATCTCGACGCAGCGTTGGAGAACATGCACCATGGCCTGTGCATGTTCGGACCGGACGAACGGCTGCTGCTGCGCAACGAGCGATTCCTCAAGCTCTGGCGCCTCCCGCCGGACGCTTGTCCGCCGGGGCAAACGCTGCCCGATGTGGTGCGCGCAGCGCTGGAGGCGCGCACCGGCGCCCCGGTCGATTCCGAGCGCGTCGCCGAAGCGCGAAACCGGATCCGCGCCTCGCTGGAGGATGGCGCCGACCCGACGATCGTCGCCGAATATGATACGGATTTCGTGCTGTCGGTCGACAGCCGCAAGCTGCCCGACGGCGGCTGGGTCACGACCATCGAGGATATCAGCGAGCGTCGCCGTTCGGAGGCGCGGATCGCGCACATGGCGCTGCACGATGCGCTGACCGGCCTGCCGAATCGCGTCCAATTCCAAAGCTGGCTGGACGGCGAACTTGCCCGGGCGGAGGGCGATCGCGGCATGGTGGCGGTGGTCGCGATCGATCTCGACCGGTTCAAGGAGATCAACGATTCGCTCGGCCATAGCGAAGGTGACCGGGTGCTGCGCGACATCGCCCGCGCGCTGACCGGCACGCTGCAGGAGAACGAGATCGCCGCGCGGATGGGCGGCGACGAGTTCGCCGTCGCGAAGCGGCTCGACCATGCCGCCGAGCTCGAGCCGTTCGTTGCCCGGCTGGAGGCGTGCATGTTCGGGGGCTTCGCTGCCTATGGGTCGCTCGCGGTGGGCGCGAGCATGGGCGTCGCGATGTTCCCCGGCGACGCGCGCGATCGCGAGACGCTGCTCAACAATGCCGATCTCGCCATGTACCGCGCCAAGGCCGATTTTGCCGAGCGTATCTGCTATTACGAGCAGGGCATGGACGAGCAGGCGCGGCACCGCCGGGTGGTCGCCAATGATCTGCGCTATGCTGCGACCCGGGGCGAGCTGCGGATGCTGTATCAACCCCAGCGCTCGCTGCTAACCGACCAGGTGGTGGGCTATGAGGCGCTGCTGCGCTGGGCGCATCCGCGGCTGGGCAACATCCCGCCGATGGACTTCATCCCGATCGCCGAGGAGACCGGCGAGATCATCCGGCTGGGCGAATGGGTGTTGCGCACCGCCTGCACCGAGGCGGCGGGCTGGGCCTCCGGGCAGAATGTCGCGGTGAATTTGTCGCCGGTGCAGCTGCTCAAGCCCGACTTGCCCGAGCTGATCGCCGAGATTCTGGTCGAAACCGGCCTGACGCCGACGCGGCTGGAGTTGGAAATCACCGAGACCGCGCTGATCGCCGACAAGGCGCGCGCGCTGCACAGCCTGCGCCGCATCAAGGCGCTGGGCGTCCGCGTGGCGATGGACGATTTCGGCACCGGCTATTCGTCGCTCGACACGCTCCATTCCTTCCCGTTCGACAAGATCAAGATCGACAAGTCGTTCCTGGCGGATTCGGAACGGAGCGAGCAGTCGCGCGCCATCATCCGCGCGATCCTTGCGCTGGGGCGCAGCCTCTCGATCCCGGTGCTGGCGGAGGGTCTGGAGACCGACGCCCAGCGCCAGCTGCTGGTCCGCGAAGGCTGCGAGGAGGCGCAGGGCTATCTGTTCGGCAGGCCCGCGGCGATGGAAGCCGGGACGCTGGTGCGCGCCGCGTCCTGA
- the thrC gene encoding threonine synthase, with protein MQYHSTRGGAPLLGFRDVTLTGLASDGGLYVPTEWPHFSAEDIAAMRGLSYVETAVRVMLPFVTPDLSEDELRDLCTQAYGRFSHAAVTPLVQIDQQHWLLELFHGPTLAFKDVALQLLGLLFEKFLSGTNQHLTIVGATSGDTGSAAIDAVAGRIGVDIFMLHPQGRVSDVQRRQMTTVLAPNVHNIAIDGSFDDAQALVKAMFNDRAFAGRFQLSAVNSINWARLMAQVVYYFYAAVRLGAPERPVAFSVPTGNFGDVFAGYVAARMGLPVAKLVVATNVNDILHRALSAGDYSAGTVTPTAAPSMDIQVSSNFERLLADLAGAPIADQMRGFESTRAMQLTNAQREGAFKLFTSDAIDAEGMNEAMRWACSEAGQVIDPHTAIGLAAAQRAGLPADMPVVTLATAHPAKFRDAVERATGMRPHVPNRVGDLFERQERYDTLPATFDAVTGYVAERAHARP; from the coding sequence ATGCAGTATCACAGCACCCGCGGCGGCGCGCCCTTGCTGGGCTTTCGCGACGTCACTCTCACCGGGCTCGCCAGCGACGGCGGCCTCTACGTCCCGACCGAGTGGCCGCACTTCTCGGCCGAGGACATCGCCGCGATGCGCGGCCTCTCCTATGTCGAGACGGCGGTGCGGGTCATGCTGCCCTTCGTCACGCCGGACCTGAGCGAAGACGAGCTCCGCGATCTCTGCACCCAGGCCTATGGCCGCTTCTCGCACGCCGCGGTGACCCCGCTGGTCCAGATCGACCAGCAGCACTGGCTGCTCGAGCTGTTCCACGGCCCCACCCTCGCCTTCAAGGACGTGGCGCTCCAGTTGCTCGGCCTACTGTTCGAGAAGTTCCTGAGCGGCACCAACCAGCACCTCACCATCGTCGGCGCGACCTCGGGCGATACCGGCAGCGCCGCGATCGACGCGGTGGCGGGGCGCATCGGCGTCGACATCTTCATGCTGCACCCGCAGGGCCGCGTGTCCGACGTCCAGCGCCGCCAGATGACCACGGTGCTCGCCCCCAACGTCCACAACATCGCGATCGACGGCAGCTTCGACGATGCCCAGGCGCTGGTGAAGGCGATGTTCAACGATCGCGCCTTCGCCGGCCGCTTCCAGCTGAGCGCGGTCAACTCGATCAACTGGGCCCGGCTGATGGCGCAGGTGGTCTATTATTTCTACGCCGCGGTCCGCCTCGGCGCGCCCGAGCGGCCCGTCGCCTTCTCGGTACCGACCGGCAATTTCGGCGACGTGTTCGCCGGTTATGTCGCCGCGCGCATGGGGCTGCCGGTGGCGAAGCTGGTGGTCGCCACCAACGTCAACGACATCCTCCACCGGGCGCTTTCGGCGGGTGACTATTCGGCAGGCACCGTCACCCCGACCGCCGCGCCGTCGATGGACATCCAGGTCAGCTCGAACTTCGAGCGGCTGCTCGCCGACCTCGCCGGTGCGCCGATCGCGGACCAGATGCGCGGTTTCGAGTCGACCCGCGCGATGCAGCTCACCAACGCCCAGCGCGAGGGTGCCTTCAAGCTGTTCACCAGCGACGCGATCGATGCCGAGGGCATGAACGAGGCGATGCGCTGGGCCTGTTCCGAGGCGGGTCAGGTGATCGACCCGCACACCGCGATCGGCCTTGCCGCCGCGCAGCGCGCCGGGCTGCCGGCCGACATGCCGGTGGTCACCCTCGCCACCGCCCATCCGGCCAAGTTCCGCGACGCCGTCGAGCGCGCCACCGGCATGCGCCCGCACGTGCCCAACCGCGTCGGCGACCTGTTCGAGCGCCAGGAACGCTACGACACCCTCCCCGCCACCTTCGACGCGGTCACCGGCTATGTCGCCGAGCGGGCGCACGCCCGCCCATGA
- a CDS encoding GNAT family N-acetyltransferase produces MMAIREGGLDDARVQDLLRLHASGMLANSPAESCHFLDLSGLRAADVTFWSAWAGEDLLGIGALKQLDAAQGEVKSMRTVPAQLGKGVGAAVLEHILAVARARGLTRLSLETGTAPAFEPAVRLYQRYGFLPCLPFGSYAEDPHSRFLTLIL; encoded by the coding sequence GTGATGGCAATCCGGGAAGGCGGGCTGGACGATGCCCGGGTGCAGGATCTCCTGCGCCTCCACGCATCGGGCATGCTCGCCAACTCGCCGGCCGAGAGCTGCCATTTCCTCGATCTGTCGGGCCTCCGGGCGGCGGATGTCACCTTCTGGAGCGCCTGGGCGGGCGAGGATCTGCTCGGCATCGGGGCGCTCAAACAGCTCGATGCGGCGCAGGGCGAGGTGAAGTCGATGCGCACCGTGCCGGCGCAGCTCGGCAAGGGCGTCGGCGCGGCGGTGCTGGAGCATATCCTGGCCGTCGCCCGGGCCCGCGGGCTGACGCGGCTGAGCCTGGAGACGGGCACCGCGCCCGCGTTCGAACCGGCGGTCCGGCTGTACCAGCGCTACGGCTTCCTCCCCTGCCTGCCCTTCGGCAGTTATGCCGAGGATCCACACAGCCGTTTCCTTACGCTGATACTCTGA
- a CDS encoding DUF4136 domain-containing protein, translating to MNPYLRLALLATLPALAAGCTATGARPPVDVTRYHLNEPFERTTVTIMPMSGAMDVTPEFRAYADAVQAELAKQGYVAATSDRPAGYIASVSFTRASRGVVREPSPVSIGLGGGSFGGGRGGGVGVGGGFSFGLGKRKQNEILVSQLWVQLRRRAGENVIWEGRAETTGLGIKDNQPAATAQRLAAALFKDFPGESGITTTVK from the coding sequence GTGAATCCGTATCTGCGTCTTGCACTGCTTGCCACCCTGCCCGCGCTGGCCGCCGGCTGCACCGCCACCGGCGCCCGCCCGCCGGTCGACGTCACCCGCTATCATTTGAACGAACCGTTTGAGCGGACCACCGTCACCATCATGCCGATGTCCGGCGCGATGGACGTCACGCCCGAGTTCCGCGCCTATGCCGATGCCGTGCAGGCCGAACTGGCCAAGCAGGGCTATGTCGCTGCGACCAGCGATCGCCCGGCGGGCTATATCGCCTCGGTGTCGTTCACCCGCGCCTCGCGCGGCGTGGTCCGCGAGCCGTCGCCGGTGTCGATCGGCCTGGGCGGCGGCAGCTTCGGCGGTGGCCGGGGCGGCGGAGTCGGCGTGGGCGGCGGCTTCTCCTTCGGTCTCGGCAAGCGCAAGCAGAACGAGATCCTCGTGTCGCAGCTCTGGGTGCAGCTGCGCCGCCGCGCCGGCGAGAACGTGATCTGGGAAGGCCGCGCCGAAACCACCGGCCTCGGCATCAAGGACAATCAGCCCGCCGCCACCGCGCAGCGACTCGCCGCCGCGCTGTTCAAGGACTTCCCCGGCGAGTCCGGGATCACTACGACGGTCAAATGA
- the mgrA gene encoding L-glyceraldehyde 3-phosphate reductase, with protein MAYPQPWHADADRYDGRMPYRRCGVSGLDLPAISLGLWQNFGGTDVFENARAMLRRAFDRGVTHFDLANNYGPPYGSAEENFGRVLASDFATHRDELIISTKAGWDMWPGPYGDVGSSKKYLIASCDQSLKRMGLDYVDIFYSHRVDPKTPLEETMGALAQIYRQGKALYVGISSYSPELTRQAAAILAEHKVPLLIHQPSYSMLNRWIEESLLDTLEDLGTGCIAFSPLAQGMLTRKYLNGVPEDARAAKGGTSLDTRLLSDENIARIRALNAIAEKRGQTLAQMAIAWVLRDPRVTSALVGARTVQQLDDSLDAVKNLSFTAEELAEIDTHATEGAIDLWKVSSTLEDLPQR; from the coding sequence ATGGCCTATCCCCAGCCCTGGCACGCCGATGCCGATCGTTACGACGGCCGCATGCCCTATCGCCGCTGCGGCGTGAGCGGGCTCGACCTGCCGGCGATCAGCCTCGGGCTCTGGCAGAATTTCGGCGGCACCGACGTGTTCGAAAATGCCCGCGCGATGCTGCGCCGGGCGTTCGATCGCGGCGTGACCCACTTCGATCTCGCGAACAATTACGGCCCGCCCTATGGCTCGGCCGAAGAGAATTTCGGTCGCGTGCTGGCCAGCGACTTTGCGACGCACCGCGACGAGCTGATCATCTCGACCAAGGCGGGCTGGGACATGTGGCCCGGACCCTATGGCGATGTCGGCAGCAGCAAGAAATATCTGATCGCCTCGTGCGACCAGAGCCTCAAGCGGATGGGGCTCGACTATGTCGACATCTTCTATTCGCACCGCGTCGATCCCAAGACGCCGCTGGAGGAGACGATGGGCGCGCTCGCCCAGATCTACCGCCAAGGCAAGGCGCTGTACGTGGGCATCTCCAGCTACTCGCCCGAGCTGACGCGGCAGGCTGCCGCGATCCTCGCCGAGCACAAGGTGCCGCTGCTGATCCATCAGCCGAGCTATTCGATGCTCAACCGCTGGATCGAGGAGAGCCTTCTCGATACGCTGGAAGATCTGGGCACCGGCTGCATCGCCTTCTCGCCGCTGGCGCAAGGGATGCTGACGCGGAAGTATCTGAACGGCGTGCCCGAGGATGCGCGCGCCGCCAAGGGCGGTACCTCGCTCGACACGCGGCTGCTCTCGGACGAGAATATCGCCCGCATCCGCGCGCTCAACGCGATCGCCGAGAAGCGTGGGCAGACGCTGGCGCAGATGGCGATCGCCTGGGTGCTGCGCGATCCCCGCGTCACCTCGGCGCTGGTCGGCGCGCGCACGGTGCAGCAGCTCGACGATTCGCTCGATGCGGTGAAGAACCTGAGCTTCACGGCCGAGGAGCTTGCCGAGATCGACACCCACGCAACCGAGGGCGCGATCGACCTTTGGAAGGTATCGTCCACGCTCGAGGATCTGCCGCAACGATGA
- a CDS encoding HAD family phosphatase, translating to MGTAPHAVIFDVGNVLFPWEPRRLYERLFDNEQALDAFLSQVVTKEWHFQHDAGRPFAETSAELSALYPEHADKIALWGPRFGEQLGPPIPGMAELIEELDSAGVALFGITNFSGEFWRDWMPQVEWLFGRFRDIIVSGDERLVKPDPAIYALALQRFGLAGPDAVFVDDLTVNVEAARAQGIHGVVFTGAAAFRADLVRLGVLAG from the coding sequence GTGGGAACTGCGCCGCACGCCGTCATCTTCGACGTCGGCAACGTTCTTTTCCCTTGGGAACCGCGGCGTTTGTACGAGCGCCTGTTCGACAACGAGCAGGCGCTCGACGCGTTTCTGTCGCAGGTCGTCACCAAGGAATGGCATTTCCAGCATGACGCTGGCCGCCCCTTCGCCGAGACATCGGCGGAGCTGAGCGCGCTGTACCCCGAGCATGCCGACAAGATCGCGCTCTGGGGGCCGCGCTTTGGCGAGCAATTGGGGCCACCGATTCCCGGCATGGCCGAGCTGATCGAGGAACTCGATTCGGCGGGCGTTGCGCTGTTCGGCATCACCAACTTTTCCGGCGAGTTCTGGCGGGACTGGATGCCGCAGGTCGAGTGGCTGTTCGGCCGCTTCCGCGACATCATCGTCTCGGGCGATGAGAGACTGGTGAAGCCCGATCCCGCCATCTACGCGCTGGCGCTGCAGCGATTCGGACTGGCTGGCCCCGACGCCGTGTTCGTCGACGACCTGACGGTCAATGTCGAAGCGGCGCGGGCGCAGGGCATCCACGGCGTGGTGTTCACCGGCGCAGCGGCGTTCCGTGCGGATCTGGTGCGGCTGGGCGTACTCGCCGGCTAA
- a CDS encoding response regulator transcription factor, with amino-acid sequence MTDKRLVHIVDDEDGVRRSASFMLKTSGFAVQTWPSGVAFLKEARHVEPGCVLLDVRMPEMDGLEVQQELHARGIALPVVVLTGHGDVSLAVKAMKAGAVDFLEKPMESRALIDAINRGFERLEAAEDVKTRAADAETLLGALTVREREVLEGLAQGYPNKTIAYDLGISARTVEVHRANVMAKLGAKSLSEALRIAFAAGMGAG; translated from the coding sequence GTGACCGACAAGCGCCTCGTCCATATCGTCGACGACGAGGATGGCGTCCGCCGTTCCGCCAGCTTCATGCTCAAGACCTCGGGCTTCGCGGTGCAGACCTGGCCCTCGGGCGTCGCCTTTCTCAAGGAGGCGCGGCATGTCGAGCCCGGCTGCGTGCTGCTCGACGTGCGCATGCCCGAGATGGACGGGCTGGAAGTGCAGCAGGAACTCCACGCACGCGGCATCGCGTTGCCGGTGGTCGTGCTGACCGGGCATGGCGACGTCTCGCTGGCGGTGAAGGCGATGAAGGCGGGCGCGGTCGACTTCCTCGAAAAGCCGATGGAGAGCCGCGCGCTGATCGACGCGATCAACCGCGGCTTCGAGCGGCTGGAAGCCGCCGAGGACGTCAAGACGCGCGCGGCGGACGCGGAGACGCTGCTCGGTGCGCTGACGGTGCGCGAGCGCGAGGTGCTGGAAGGGCTGGCGCAGGGCTATCCGAACAAGACCATCGCCTATGACCTCGGCATCTCGGCGCGCACCGTGGAAGTGCACCGCGCCAATGTGATGGCGAAGCTGGGCGCGAAGAGCCTGTCCGAAGCGCTCAGGATCGCGTTCGCGGCGGGGATGGGTGCAGGTTAA
- a CDS encoding class I SAM-dependent methyltransferase, giving the protein MKLVTLTGEPWGDYGLIDSGHGRKLERYGAYRFIRPEPQAMWAPASAEWDAHAEFVPGSDEDGGGRWDYLKPTPREGWPLAWREVRFTAQTTPFRHLGFFPDMAPVWDWMRGRIDGMAEPECMNLFGYTGVGSLALAAAGAKVTHVDASKKSVMEGKANAQLSGMADKPIRWMIDDAMKFTAREVRRGRRYDGIILDPPKWGRGPNGEVWKLEEGLPGLIDDVARLLDADSRFLFLTVYAVRMSALAIGELVRQAMADKGGTVEAGELTVREEARGLELPTAIFARWSRD; this is encoded by the coding sequence ATGAAGCTCGTTACCCTGACCGGCGAGCCCTGGGGCGACTATGGCCTGATCGATTCGGGCCATGGCCGCAAGCTCGAGCGCTACGGCGCCTATCGCTTCATCCGCCCCGAGCCCCAGGCGATGTGGGCGCCTGCCTCGGCCGAGTGGGATGCGCATGCCGAATTCGTCCCCGGCTCCGACGAGGATGGCGGCGGTCGCTGGGACTATCTCAAGCCCACCCCGCGCGAGGGCTGGCCGCTGGCGTGGCGCGAGGTGCGCTTCACCGCCCAGACCACGCCCTTCCGCCATCTCGGCTTCTTCCCGGACATGGCGCCGGTATGGGACTGGATGCGCGGCCGGATCGACGGGATGGCCGAGCCTGAGTGCATGAACCTGTTCGGCTATACCGGGGTCGGCTCGCTGGCGCTGGCGGCGGCGGGCGCCAAGGTGACGCATGTCGACGCCTCCAAGAAGTCGGTGATGGAGGGCAAGGCCAACGCCCAGCTTTCCGGCATGGCCGACAAGCCGATCCGCTGGATGATCGACGACGCGATGAAGTTCACCGCGCGCGAGGTGCGCCGCGGCCGCCGCTATGACGGCATCATCCTCGATCCGCCCAAATGGGGCCGCGGGCCCAATGGCGAGGTGTGGAAGCTGGAAGAAGGCCTGCCGGGCCTGATCGACGACGTGGCCAGGCTTCTCGACGCGGATTCGCGTTTCCTGTTCCTCACCGTCTACGCGGTGCGCATGTCGGCGCTGGCGATCGGCGAACTGGTCCGCCAGGCGATGGCGGACAAGGGCGGTACGGTCGAAGCGGGCGAGTTGACCGTGCGCGAGGAAGCGCGCGGGTTGGAGCTGCCGACCGCCATCTTCGCGCGCTGGTCGCGCGACTGA
- the ykgO gene encoding type B 50S ribosomal protein L36: MKIVNSLKSLKGRHRDNRVIRRRGRIYVINKTQKRFKARQG; the protein is encoded by the coding sequence ATGAAGATCGTCAATTCATTGAAGTCGCTCAAGGGGCGGCACCGCGACAACCGCGTGATCCGCCGCCGTGGCCGGATCTACGTGATCAACAAGACGCAGAAGCGTTTCAAGGCACGCCAGGGCTGA
- a CDS encoding M14-type cytosolic carboxypeptidase → MSIQISAAFDSGNIRVVAIEGDRVDCEIVLDHQSDFFQWFHFRVAGAKGRTLTFRILNAGSSAYPFGWPGYKARWSADRESWRMTDTDYAGGILTFTHHFQTDLIWFAYFAPYSMERHHDLVSRIALQDGVTHRQLGTTLDGQPIDCLSMGEGPKQVWLYARQHPGESMAEWWMEGALEFLTDADNAVARTLRQKATFHCVPNMNPDGSRRGHLRTNAAGVNLNREWHTPTPERSPEVLAVRNGMDATGVDFAMDVHGDEAIPANFLAGFEGIPSWTDALGEKFYEFGRRLAEQTPDFQTELGYDKSPPGKANLAMSTNQLAERFGAVSMTLEMPFKDHDANADTEFGWSPIRSKLLAHACLETLAGMIDTL, encoded by the coding sequence ATGAGCATCCAGATCAGCGCCGCGTTCGACAGCGGCAACATCCGCGTGGTCGCCATCGAAGGCGACCGGGTCGACTGCGAGATCGTCCTCGATCACCAGTCGGACTTCTTCCAGTGGTTCCACTTCCGCGTCGCCGGCGCGAAGGGGCGGACGCTGACCTTCCGCATCCTCAATGCGGGAAGCTCGGCCTATCCCTTCGGCTGGCCGGGCTACAAGGCGCGCTGGTCGGCCGACCGCGAATCCTGGCGGATGACCGACACCGACTATGCCGGCGGCATCCTCACTTTCACCCACCATTTCCAGACGGACCTGATCTGGTTCGCCTATTTCGCGCCCTATTCGATGGAGCGGCACCACGATCTGGTCAGCCGCATCGCGTTGCAGGACGGGGTGACCCATCGTCAGCTGGGCACAACGCTGGACGGCCAGCCGATCGACTGCCTCAGCATGGGAGAAGGCCCGAAACAGGTCTGGCTCTATGCCCGCCAGCATCCGGGCGAGAGCATGGCCGAATGGTGGATGGAAGGCGCGCTCGAGTTCCTCACCGACGCAGACAATGCGGTGGCGCGCACGCTGCGGCAGAAGGCGACGTTCCACTGCGTGCCCAACATGAACCCGGACGGCTCGCGTCGCGGCCATCTGCGCACCAACGCGGCGGGGGTGAACCTCAACCGCGAATGGCACACGCCGACGCCGGAGCGCAGCCCGGAAGTGCTGGCGGTCCGCAACGGAATGGACGCGACCGGCGTGGACTTCGCCATGGACGTGCACGGCGACGAGGCCATCCCGGCCAACTTCCTCGCCGGCTTCGAGGGCATCCCGAGCTGGACGGATGCGCTTGGCGAGAAATTCTACGAATTCGGCCGCCGACTCGCTGAGCAAACCCCCGATTTCCAGACCGAGCTCGGTTATGACAAGTCGCCCCCCGGCAAGGCCAACCTCGCCATGTCGACCAACCAGCTCGCCGAGCGGTTCGGCGCGGTGTCGATGACGCTGGAAATGCCGTTCAAGGACCATGACGCCAACGCCGATACCGAGTTCGGCTGGTCGCCGATCCGCAGCAAGCTGCTCGCCCATGCCTGCCTCGAGACGCTGGCAGGGATGATCGACACGCTGTGA